From one Perca flavescens isolate YP-PL-M2 chromosome 19, PFLA_1.0, whole genome shotgun sequence genomic stretch:
- the LOC114574069 gene encoding low affinity immunoglobulin gamma Fc region receptor II-b-like isoform X3, with protein MEETSLLRLLFLISLLNCPTNQASLTVSPSSSQIFEGQSVSPSCEEDDSSAGWTLRRNTTRETRTQCGPDWGRRDSSSCNINYMDPAESGVYWCESREGATSNSINITVTGGPVILQSPVLPVMEGEDLTLTCRTKNSSNLPAGFYKDGSFIRTEPAGHMTVHHVSRSDEGLYKCLISSVGESPPSWVSVTEKPMTTSPPPSSLPHPDATSSDRPHFVFRLVCHLVVFCPYCISTFIMVSLYRDRATGNYRSVSMVMTLPTQAEGLEDDDVITAVTTEYHF; from the exons ATGGAGGAAACATCTCTGCTGCGGCTGCTTT TTCTGATCTCACTGCTGAACTGCCCAACAAACCAAG CCTCTCTGACTGTGAGTCCCAGCAGCTCTCAGATATTTGAAGGACAGTCTGTCTCTCCTAGCTGTGAGGAGGACGacagctctgctggatggactctgaggaggaacacAACCAGAGAAACCAGGACTCAGTGTGGACCTGACTGGGGAAGACGTGACAGTTCTTCCTGTAACATCAACTACATGGACCCAGCGGAGAGTGGAGTTTACTGGTGTGAGTCCAGAGAGGGAGCAACCAGTAACAGCATCAACATCACTGTCACTg GTGGACCAGTGATCCTGCAgagtcctgtcctccctgtgatggagggagaagacctcACTCTGACCTGTAGAACAAAGAACTCCTCCAACCTCCCAGCtggtttctataaagatggctccttcatcaggactgagcctgcaggtcacatgaccgtccaccatgtttccaggtctgatgaaggcctctacaagtgtctaatcagcagtgttggagagtctccacccagctgggtctctgtcacAG AGAAACCGATGACCACAAGCCCTCCTCCAAGCTCTCTGCCGCACCCTGACGCAACATCCTCAGACCGCCCCCACTTTGTGTTCAGACTGGTCTGCCACCTGGTGGTGTTCTGTCCGTACTGCATCTCCACTTTCATCATGGTGTCTCTATATCGAGACAGGGCCACAG GAAATTACCGGTCTGTCTCCATGGTGATGACCCTGCCCACCCAGGCTGAGGGATTGgaagatgatgatgtcatcactgcGGTCACCACGGAATATCACTTCTGA